From Micromonospora auratinigra:
ACCCGGGGTGGGCCGACAGGCGGGTCATGCCCACCGACCGTAGTGCGGCGGCGATCGCCCCGCTGCCCCGCTCGTCGGCCGGGCTGCGCCGACCGGTCCGGGGCGCGTGCCGTGGTCTGCGTGCACGGCACCTCCCGGAGTTCGATGCCGGTTGCTACCGTCCGCCGGGTGAACGAGAACCCGACGGCGCGCGGCGGCCAGTTCGAGTGGACGTCCGGCCGTACCCTCTCCGTGGTCGGACTGGCCGCGGTGCTCGGCGTGGCCGCGATGATCACCCACCTCGGCGGCTCCGGCGCCGGGACCGAATGGCTCGGCGTCAGCGCCGGGTGCGCCCTGGCCGTGGCGCTGTTCGGCCGCGCCACGACCGTGTACCACGCCCGCCTGACCCGGGTCGCGCAGTCCGGGCCGGCGACGGTCAGGGTCCGCGAGGGCCGGGTGGTGATCCCCCGCCGGGACGTCCTCCCGCGCATCCTGTCCGCCGTGCTGATCGCCGGCGCGCTGACCTCCGGGTGGCCACGGGACGGTGAGGGGCCGGTGGCGCAGCTGGTCACGGCTCTGGTCGTGGTCGTACCGATGGCGGTCTGGATGGCGCTGCTGGGCTTCGCCGACCGGGTCGTGGTCACCGCCGACGCGCTCGTCGTGCTGACCACCTTCACCCGCCGGTCGGTGCCGCGCCGGCTGGCCGGGCAACTGCACCCGACGGGTCAGGGTGCGCTGATCCTCGACGTGCCGGGCGGGCCGGCGGCCCGCATCCCGGTCGGCATGCGCGGTCTCTGGGTCAAGTACCGCTGGAACTGGCAGCCGGCGGAGCTGACCGCGGCGGCCCGGATCCGGGCCGCCCTGGACGCCGTCCCGCCGACCTCGACCGGCGCCGAGGTGACGACCGGGCCGCGGTGGGGCACGATCGCGGTGGCGGCCGGCACGCCCGTGGTGGTGCTGACCGCCGTGGTGGCGCTGCTCGCCGGGCTGTCCTGATCGGATCAGGGCACCGGGTCCCGGGCTACAGCTCCGTCCACTCGTGCGGCTCCAGGTAGACGTGCTCGCCGCGGAAGAACCAGTCGGCCAGCTCCCAGAGCCGCTCCAGGCACGCCTCGTAGTAGCTCTCCGGCAGCGGCCGGGGAAAGTCCGGGTGCGACGTGTGGTCGCGGACCCAGGTGGCGACGGAGAAGAAGCCCTCGGCCAGCCAGCGGTCCAACCGGTCCCGGTCCGCGTACGCCTGGCAGGCGGCCCGCATCGCCCGCTCCAGCCGGCTGAAGGCCGCGCGGTCCCAGCGCAGGTCGCAGCGCACCGTCAGCAGGAAGCTGCCCTCCTCGGCGTCGAACTCGGCGCGCAGCACCGGCAGGAAGTCGTCCACCCGGCGAGCATGCCCGCCGGGTGTGACGCCTCGGCGACCCGGGCCGCCGTCAGCGGCCCCGCTCGGCCGCGTCCCCGAGGATCGCGCGCAGCCGGGCCCGGCACTCGGCGACGAAGGCGGGATAGCTGTCCCGGTAGTAGGCCACGCCGCTGACCCCGACCGCGACCGCCCAGCCGCGGGCCCGCAGCCAGGTCGGCTCGTCCAGGTCGAGGGCGTCCCAGTAGGACTGCCGCGCCTCGGCCGGCAGGTCCCAGACCGGCGAGTGCTCGGCGTCCGGGAGGCCGACGGAGAGGCCGCCGAAGTCGATGGCGGCGTGCAGCCGCCCGCCCCGGGCCAGCAGGTTGGTCGGCTTCAGGTCGCCGTGCAGCCAGCCGACCGGCGCGGTGGAACCGGGCAGGGCGAGCGAGTCGGACCAGATCCGGTGCAGCACGTCGATGTCCAGGTCGGGGTCCGGCAGCCGCCGGCAGTCGTCGAAGGACTCGGTGATCCAGGCGTACTCCCGCAACGGGCCGCCCCGGTAGCCGCTCAGCTCGCCCTCGCGCCGCGCCCCCATCAGGTCGACCGCGCGCAGGCTGCGGACGAACGCCGCGAGGTCGACGCCGAAGCGGGCCCAGTCGGTGACGCTGCCCGGCCCGACCTCGTCGCCGTCGATCCACCGGTAGACCGACCAGACGGTCGGGAACGCGGGCCCGGGCCGGCCGGCGTGGACGGGCTCCGGCACCCGGCAGGGCAGGTGCGGCGCCAACCGCGGCAGCCACGTCTGCTCCTTGCGCACCGCGGTGGCCTTGTCGGGGGTACGCGGCAGCCGCACCAGCAGCTCGTCGCCGAGCCGGAACATGGTGTTGTCGGTGCCGGAACCGGCCGGCCCGACGGGCAGGTCGGCCCACTCGGGCCGCTGCTCGCGGAGCAGGGAGCGGACCGTTCCCTCGTCGACCGGGATCTCGTCGTCGTGTAGCAGCACCGCGTCACCCTCGCCGGTCGGCGGGGTCGTCGGCCAGCGATTTACGGCCGGCCACCCACCGGCGTTCTGCCCAGCGGCGATTTCGTTGCCCCGGCCGGGTGCCGGCGAGTGTGCTGGCGGGATGCCGACCGATCCCGGGACAGCCCGGTTTCCCCGTTCCTCGCCCTACTGGCCGGTGCTCACCCACCCGCTGCTGCGTCGGGTGCTGCCCGGTCTCGCGGTGTCCGCGCTGGGCGACGGGATGGCCCTGGTGGCGGTGACCTGGCTGGCCCTGCGACTCGCGCCACCCGGGCAGCGGGGCATCTGGACCGGGCTCGCGGTGGCCGCGTACACACTGCCCAGCGCGGCCGGGACGGTGCTCCTGGGCCGGCTCCTGGCCGGACGCGACGGAGCCCGGCTGGCCGGCTGGGACGCGACCCTGCGGGCCGCCGCGCTGGCCGCGATCCCGGGGGCCCAACTGGCCGGCCTGCTCGACGTCCGGTGGTACGTGGTCCTGCTCGCCGCCTCCTCGCTGCTGCACGGGTGGGGCTCGGCGGGACGCTTCACCCTGGTCGCGGAGCTGCTGCCGCCCCGGCACCACCTGCCGGCGAACGCGGTGCTCGGCATGCTCTCCCAGGCCGCCACCATCGTCGGACCGCCGCTGGCCGGCCTGCTCATCGCCGCCGTCGGTCCGGTCTGGGTGATCGCGGTCGACGCGGCCACCTTCGCCGTGCTGGCGGTCACCTACCGGCTCGCGATCCCGCGCGGTGGACCACCCGGCGAGCCCGGGCCGGCACCGGCGCGTACCGCCGGGTTCCGGGTGATCCGCGGCGACCCGGCGCTGCTCGGGCTGCTGGTGCTGTCCTTCGGGTTCTTCCTGCTGTTCGGACCGTTCTACGTGGCGATGCCGGTCCTGGTCACCGACGACCTGCACGGCTCCGCGACGACCCTCGGGCTGTACTACACCGCCTTCGGCGTCGGCGCCCTGGCCGGCGGCCTGGGCACCGGCTACCTGAGCGGCTGGCCGCTCGGCCCCACCACCGCCGGCATCGTCGTCGGGTTCGGCGCCGCACTGCTGCCGCTGGGGCT
This genomic window contains:
- a CDS encoding aminoglycoside phosphotransferase family protein, coding for MLLHDDEIPVDEGTVRSLLREQRPEWADLPVGPAGSGTDNTMFRLGDELLVRLPRTPDKATAVRKEQTWLPRLAPHLPCRVPEPVHAGRPGPAFPTVWSVYRWIDGDEVGPGSVTDWARFGVDLAAFVRSLRAVDLMGARREGELSGYRGGPLREYAWITESFDDCRRLPDPDLDIDVLHRIWSDSLALPGSTAPVGWLHGDLKPTNLLARGGRLHAAIDFGGLSVGLPDAEHSPVWDLPAEARQSYWDALDLDEPTWLRARGWAVAVGVSGVAYYRDSYPAFVAECRARLRAILGDAAERGR
- a CDS encoding MFS transporter, whose translation is MPTDPGTARFPRSSPYWPVLTHPLLRRVLPGLAVSALGDGMALVAVTWLALRLAPPGQRGIWTGLAVAAYTLPSAAGTVLLGRLLAGRDGARLAGWDATLRAAALAAIPGAQLAGLLDVRWYVVLLAASSLLHGWGSAGRFTLVAELLPPRHHLPANAVLGMLSQAATIVGPPLAGLLIAAVGPVWVIAVDAATFAVLAVTYRLAIPRGGPPGEPGPAPARTAGFRVIRGDPALLGLLVLSFGFFLLFGPFYVAMPVLVTDDLHGSATTLGLYYTAFGVGALAGGLGTGYLSGWPLGPTTAGIVVGFGAALLPLGLGLPVGLSLPAFAVAGLVWAPYRSTSMALFQRRADAGRLTAALAAQSAITVLAVPLGTMLGGPLTSALGARRTLLACALATVVLGLVATVATVLRRRTAAPAAGDGCGVGKAEARVGGSG